The Onychomys torridus chromosome 4, mOncTor1.1, whole genome shotgun sequence genome includes a window with the following:
- the Acp2 gene encoding lysosomal acid phosphatase, producing MAGRQSGWSQAALLQFLLGMCLTVMPPTQARTLRFVTLLYRHGDRSPVKTYPKDPYQEEKWPQGFGQLTKEGMLQHWELGQALRQRYQGFLNTSYHRQEVYVRSTDFDRTLMSAQANLAGLFPPSEAQRFNPNISWQPIPVHTVPITEDRLLKFPLGPCPRYEQLQNETRQTPEYQNKSIQNAQFLDMVANETGLTNLTLETIWNVYDTLFCEQTHGLLLPPWASPQAVQRLSQLKDFSFLFLFGIHEQVQKARLQGGVLLAQILKNLTLMATTSQFPKLLVYSAHDTTLVALQMALNVYNGKQAPYASCHIFELYQEDSGNFSVEMYFRNDSNKAPWPLILPGCPHRCPLQDFLHLTEPVIPKDWQKECQLTSDTADTEVIVALAVCGSILFLLIVLLLTVLFRMQAQPPGYHHVADREDHA from the exons ATGGCGGGCAGACAGTCTGGTTGGAGCCAGGCAGCTCTTCTCCAGTTTCTTCTTGGCATGTGCCTAACGGTGATGCCACCCACCCAAGCCCGGACTCTGCGCTTTGTTACCTTG CTGTATCGACATGGAGATCGGTCACCAGTGAAGACATATCCCAAGGACCCGTATCAGGAAGAGAAATGGCCCCAGGGGTTTGGTCAGCTAACCAAG GAGGGGATGCTGCAGCACTGGGAGCTAGGGCAGGCTCTGAGACAGCGCTACCAAGGTTTTCTGAACACCTCTTACCACCGGCAAGAG GTTTATGTGCGAAGCACTGACTTTGACCGTACTCTCATGAGTGCTCAGGCCAACCTGGCTGGACTCTTCCCTCCCAGTGAGGCGCAGCGCTTCAACCCTAACATTTCATGGCAGCCTATCCCTGTTCACACTGTGCCCATCACTGAAGACAGG TTGCTGAAGTTTCCGTTGGGCCCATGTCCCCGTTATGAACAGCTGCAGAATGAGACTCGGCAGACACCAGAGTATCAGAACAAGAGTATTCAGAATGCA CAATTTCTGGATATGGTGGCCAATGAGACAGGGCTTACGAACCTGACCCTAGAGACCATCTGGAATGTTTATGACACACTCTTTTGTGAG CAAACACATGGGCTGCTCCTGCCGCCCTGGGCCTCACCCCAAGCCGTGCAGCGTCTGAGCCAGCTAAAGGacttcagcttcctcttcctcttcggGATCCACGAGCAAGTACAGAAGGCCCGCCTTCAGGGGG GAGTTCTGCTGGCTCAGATACTGAAGAACCTGACACTAATGGCAACCACCTCTCAATTCCCTAAGCTTCTGGTTTACTCCGCG CACGATACTACCCTGGTTGCTCTGCAAATGGCACTTAATGTCTACAACGGGAAACAAGccccctatgcttcctgccacaTATTTGAACTGTATCAGGAAGACAGTGG GAATTTCTCGGTTGAGATGTACTTTCGGAATGACAGTAACAAGGCACCCTGGCCTCTGATCCTGCCTGGCTGCCCTCACCGTTGCCCACTACAGGACTTCCTTCACCTCACAGAGCCTGTCATACCCAAGGACTGGCAGAAGGAGTGCCAGCTAACAAGTGATACTGCAGACACAG AGGTGAttgtggccttggctgtctgcggctccatcctcttccttctcataGTGTTGCTCCTCACGGTGCTCTTCCGGATGCAGGCCCAGCCTCCTGGCTACCACCATGTTGCAGACAGGGAAGACCATGCTTGA